GTCGTTCGCCGCGGTGAACGACCCGCCCAACTCCTCGGCCCGCTCCGCCATCGACCGCAGCCCCACCCCGGCTCCCCCGTTGTGCGCCGGGAACCCCGCCCCGTCGTCGGTCGCCTCGACCGTCACCTCGTCGGCCCCCACCCGCAGCACCAGCCGGGCGGCCGCCGCCCCCGAGTGCCGCACCACGTTGTTGAGCGCCTCGCCGCTGATCCGGTAGATCGCCACCTCCACCGCGGCCGGCAGGGTCGGCAGCGGGTCGGGGTCCAGGTCCAGGGTCACCCGGAGGGAGCGGTTGCCCATCCCGTCCGCCAGCCGGCGCAGCGCTCCGGCCAGCCCCTCGCTGCCGAGCGCGGCGGGGGCCAACCCGTCGGTGATCCGGCGCAGTTCGGTGATCGCCTGCCCGATCCCGGCCGAGGCCGCGGTCAGCGAGGCGGCCACCTCCGACTCGGCGGCCAGGCCGGTCCTGGCCGCGTCGAGCTGCAGCCGCAGCCCGGACAGGGCGGGGCCGAGCCCGTCGTGCAGGTCGTGCCGCAGCCGCCGCCGCTCCTCCTCGCGGGCCAGCACGATCTTCTTCCGGCTGGCCTGCAGGTCCTCGTACAGCCGGAGCGAGGCGATCGCGGGCGAGGCCTGGTCGGCGAGCAGCCGGAGCACCTCGCGGTCCTGCCGGTCCAGCTCGCGCTGCCCGGAGCGCGGCGGCACGGACAGCTCGCCGATCACGGCGCCCTCGTAGCTGAGCGGGAAGCTCTCGGCGGGCAGTTCGGCCTCGCCGAGCCGGGCCAGCTCGCGCGGCCCGCTCCGGGTCCGGACCCGGACGCTCGCGGCGGGCAGGCCGAGCGCGATCACCACGGTCTGGCAGAGCAGCGGCGGCGCCTCGGCGGGCCCGACGGCCTGGCTCATCCGCTCGGCGAGCCGGCGCACCACCTGGTACGGGTGCGCCCGCTCGCCGTAGTAGTACCGGTCCACGGCCCGCACCACGAACCGGGCGGCGGGCCGCAGCAGCGCACCGAGCACCGCCGCCACCAGCACCAGCCACCAGCGCAGGCCCGGCTCGGTGCCGGGAATCAGACGATGGCTCAGGTAGGTGGTGGCCAGCATGCCGATGAACAGCAGGGTGCAGAACGCGTAGCCGGCCAGGTAGCGCCGGGCGGCCCGGTCCAGCGAGAGCGAGCGGTCCCGGCGGAAGGTCGCGATCGGAACCAGCATCCAGGCGGCCTCGCCCGCGACCACCACCGCGTACGGCAGCCAGTCCGGGTAGTCACCGAGGTAGTGCGGGACGGTGACCAGCACGGCCCAGACCAGGTAGGCCGCGACCAGCACGGTCAGGTGCGGGTGCGGCCCGGGCGAGCGCCACCAGCGGATCAGCGCGACGGTGAGGGTCAGGGCCAGGCTGGCGGTGAAGATGTCGAAGGAGTACGGGGAGAGCCAGCCGTCCAGCCACTTGTAGAGCGCGGTGCCGTTGAGTGGGTTCGACAGGGTGTACCACTCGGTGACCCGGGCGGTGTTGGCGAACGCCAGGACCGTGCTCCACGCCGCGACCAGCACGGTGATGCACCGCCAGATCCCGCCGGGCAGCCGGACGTCGGGGAGCCAGAGCGGGAAGCCGATCACCATGAAGGCGTTGGCGATGTCGGCGGCCAGCACCAGCACCACGATCAGCTTCATCGCGCCGGGCCCCGCCCCGGCCAGCGCCGCGGCCAGCAGCACCACCATCCGGAGCGACTGGAGCACGCCGGTGACCAGTAGCAGGACGCCCAGCCCCGACCCGCTCCGGTTGATCACCAGGACCAGGCCGGAGAGGGTGAAGGTCAGGCCGAGCGCGACCCAGACCCCGTCGAAGAAGTAGTAGTCGCTGATGCCTTCGAGCCCCCGGTTGGCGAGAGCGAGTACCACCCAGACCAGGGTGCAGAGCAGTGCCAGGGCGGCAGCCGCGAACGCCCTGGCCGTGGTGGTGCTCTCGTTCTCGCTCATCTGCGCACTCCCTCGACCCTGGCTGACTGGGCGGTCCATGCTCGTCGGCCCGCTGTCCCGACCGCGACGGGCCACGGTCCCGACCCGGTCCCCGGTCCCGGTTCGTCAGTCGCCGCCGAGGCCCATGTCCCTGGCCCGGGCGACCGCCTCGGCGCGGGTGGCGACGTGCAGCTTCTCGAAGATGTGGGTGACGTGGTTGCGGACCGTCTTCTCGGCCACCACCAGCTCGCGGGCGATCCGGCGGTTGTCCAGCCCCCGGGCCACCAGGTTGAGCACCTCGGCCTCCCTGGCGGTGAGCGAGGGGAACAGCTGGCCCGCCTCGCGCAGCTTGGTGCCGGCCAGCAGGGTGGTGATCCGGGCCGCGATCTCGGAGCCGAAGACCGCGCCGCCGGCCGCCACGGTGCGCACCGCGTGCAGCACCTCGTCCCGCCCGGCGCCCTTGACCAGGTAGCCCCGGGCGCCGGCCTGCAGGGCGGCCAGCAGGCTGCCGTCGTCGTCGGCCATGGTGAGCATCAGCACGGGTGCGGTCGGGGTCTGCTCGGCCAGCCTGCGGGCCGCCTCCAGGCCGGAGCCGTCGGGCAGCGAGAGGTCGAGCACCACCACGTCCGGCAGGCACGCGGCCACCGCGTCCGGCACGGCCGCGACGGTCTCCGCCTCGCCGACCACCTCGATCCCGTCGGCGCTCTGCAGGGCGGCCTTCAGCCCCTCCCGGAAGAGCGGGTGGTCATCGACGATCAGTACACGCACCGAACCGGTGTCACTCTGCAGCTCATCCACCTGGCCGACACTACCAGTGAAGGTTATGTGACTTAGTGTGACATGCTGATGGGTCGTCCGGGCTTCAGGGCATGACCAGGACGGGCTTGACCACCTCACCGGCCGCCGCGGCCGCCGCGGCCCGTTCCACGGCGGCGAACGGGAAGGTCCGCACCAGCCGGTCGACCGGCAGCCGGCCCGCCAGGTACAGGTCCACCAGCGCGGGCAGGAATCGCCCGGGCCGGCTGGCGCCCTGGTTGACGCCGACGATCCGGGGCACCCGGTCGAGCAGGGCCGGGACGTCCAGGGCGAGCTGACTACCCGCCGGCGGCGCCCCGACCACCGCGCAGGTGCCGCCGATCGCCAGCGCCCGGACCGCCGCCCCGAGCGCGCCG
This genomic interval from Kitasatospora gansuensis contains the following:
- a CDS encoding sensor histidine kinase — its product is MSENESTTTARAFAAAALALLCTLVWVVLALANRGLEGISDYYFFDGVWVALGLTFTLSGLVLVINRSGSGLGVLLLVTGVLQSLRMVVLLAAALAGAGPGAMKLIVVLVLAADIANAFMVIGFPLWLPDVRLPGGIWRCITVLVAAWSTVLAFANTARVTEWYTLSNPLNGTALYKWLDGWLSPYSFDIFTASLALTLTVALIRWWRSPGPHPHLTVLVAAYLVWAVLVTVPHYLGDYPDWLPYAVVVAGEAAWMLVPIATFRRDRSLSLDRAARRYLAGYAFCTLLFIGMLATTYLSHRLIPGTEPGLRWWLVLVAAVLGALLRPAARFVVRAVDRYYYGERAHPYQVVRRLAERMSQAVGPAEAPPLLCQTVVIALGLPAASVRVRTRSGPRELARLGEAELPAESFPLSYEGAVIGELSVPPRSGQRELDRQDREVLRLLADQASPAIASLRLYEDLQASRKKIVLAREEERRRLRHDLHDGLGPALSGLRLQLDAARTGLAAESEVAASLTAASAGIGQAITELRRITDGLAPAALGSEGLAGALRRLADGMGNRSLRVTLDLDPDPLPTLPAAVEVAIYRISGEALNNVVRHSGAAAARLVLRVGADEVTVEATDDGAGFPAHNGGAGVGLRSMAERAEELGGSFTAANDADGAVVRAVFPRVHG
- a CDS encoding response regulator transcription factor, with protein sequence MDELQSDTGSVRVLIVDDHPLFREGLKAALQSADGIEVVGEAETVAAVPDAVAACLPDVVVLDLSLPDGSGLEAARRLAEQTPTAPVLMLTMADDDGSLLAALQAGARGYLVKGAGRDEVLHAVRTVAAGGAVFGSEIAARITTLLAGTKLREAGQLFPSLTAREAEVLNLVARGLDNRRIARELVVAEKTVRNHVTHIFEKLHVATRAEAVARARDMGLGGD